A portion of the Pseudoxanthomonas sp. JBR18 genome contains these proteins:
- a CDS encoding toxic anion resistance protein, which translates to MTQDSPNMPLPTAAAPTKAATLDPATLSALGLTPADQGRIEEIASGLDDLSPGNLHVFGREAAGKTAAFSTQLLDQVRNRDLEATGDKLGEVVRIARSLKLDGLDERSRVPVIGGLIDRLRASKGELVQQFSDTNRQIEQLLGDVGVQQALLSQRVGEFDRMHAIVLEERHALGLHVAAGKLRLAQLATEQQALAGQEDPQARTRRNELDNAVRLLDKRVGDLTVMQHAADQSLPMIRLIQANAIQLIEKFNAVRDITIPSWKRQFAIQLSLSEQKNAVALSNAIDDATNEIMRRNADLMRQTSVETAKANQRAVIDVATLRHVHEQLIATVEEVRSVHREGMQQRQQAEVELARLREDVQQRLAAPTA; encoded by the coding sequence ATGACCCAGGATTCGCCCAACATGCCGCTGCCGACTGCCGCGGCGCCGACGAAGGCCGCCACGCTGGACCCGGCCACGCTCAGCGCCCTCGGGCTGACGCCGGCCGACCAAGGCCGCATCGAGGAGATCGCAAGTGGGCTGGACGACCTCAGCCCGGGCAACTTGCACGTCTTCGGGCGCGAGGCCGCCGGCAAGACCGCCGCGTTCTCCACCCAGTTGCTCGACCAGGTCCGCAATCGCGACCTGGAGGCTACGGGCGACAAGCTGGGCGAAGTCGTGCGGATCGCCCGTTCGCTCAAGCTCGACGGGCTGGACGAGCGCTCGCGCGTCCCCGTCATTGGCGGGTTGATCGATCGCCTACGTGCCTCCAAGGGCGAACTGGTGCAGCAGTTCAGCGATACCAACCGTCAGATCGAGCAACTCCTGGGCGACGTCGGTGTGCAGCAGGCGCTGCTGTCCCAGCGGGTAGGTGAGTTCGACCGCATGCATGCCATTGTCTTGGAAGAGCGCCATGCGCTGGGACTGCACGTGGCCGCGGGCAAGCTCCGCCTCGCCCAACTGGCAACCGAACAACAGGCATTGGCCGGCCAGGAGGACCCGCAGGCACGCACACGCCGCAACGAGCTGGACAACGCCGTGCGCTTGCTCGATAAGCGGGTCGGTGACCTGACGGTGATGCAGCATGCCGCCGACCAGTCGCTGCCAATGATCCGGCTGATCCAGGCAAACGCCATCCAGCTGATCGAGAAGTTCAACGCCGTACGCGACATCACCATTCCCTCGTGGAAGCGCCAGTTCGCCATCCAGCTCTCACTCAGCGAACAGAAGAACGCGGTGGCGCTGTCCAATGCCATCGACGATGCGACCAACGAGATCATGCGGCGCAACGCCGACCTGATGCGCCAGACCTCGGTTGAGACAGCCAAGGCCAACCAGCGTGCGGTCATCGATGTGGCGACCCTGCGCCACGTGCACGAGCAGTTGATCGCCACCGTCGAAGAGGTGCGCAGCGTGCACCGCGAGGGCATGCAGCAGCGCCAGCAGGCCGAGGTGGAGCTGGCTCGCCTGCGCGAGGACGTGCAGCAGCGCTTGGCGGCGCCGACCGCTTGA
- a CDS encoding phosphoribosylanthranilate isomerase, with the protein MQTRIKFCGMTRPQDVRLAVELGVDYIGLIFARSPRRLSIEQACELRALIPDSIGAVALVMDPGVEEVAAIVEHVRPDLLQFHGGESDGFAAASGVPFLKALPMGGTLQAEAAMQAYPSAWGFVLDSHVPGGTGGSGKTFDWARYPRAAGRPCLLAGGLTADTVGNAVRSARPWGVDVASGIESAPGHKDPEAMQRFVQAVREADAG; encoded by the coding sequence ATGCAGACGCGCATCAAGTTTTGCGGCATGACCCGTCCCCAGGACGTGCGCCTGGCGGTGGAACTGGGCGTGGACTACATCGGCCTGATCTTCGCGCGCAGCCCGCGCAGGCTTTCGATCGAGCAGGCGTGCGAACTACGCGCGCTGATTCCCGACAGCATCGGCGCGGTCGCGCTGGTCATGGATCCGGGCGTGGAGGAGGTCGCGGCGATCGTCGAACACGTCCGCCCGGACCTGCTGCAGTTCCATGGTGGCGAGTCCGACGGTTTTGCCGCGGCGTCCGGGGTGCCTTTCCTCAAGGCCCTGCCGATGGGCGGGACGCTGCAGGCGGAGGCCGCCATGCAGGCCTACCCCTCGGCGTGGGGTTTCGTGCTCGACAGCCATGTGCCCGGAGGCACCGGTGGCAGCGGCAAGACCTTCGACTGGGCGCGCTACCCGCGCGCGGCCGGGCGCCCCTGCCTGCTGGCCGGCGGCCTGACCGCCGACACCGTCGGCAACGCGGTGCGCAGTGCGCGCCCTTGGGGCGTGGATGTCGCCAGCGGCATCGAGTCGGCCCCTGGCCACAAGGACCCGGAGGCGATGCAGCGCTTCGTGCAGGCCGTGCGCGAGGCCGATGCCGGCTGA
- a CDS encoding DNA repair ATPase produces MSDPHIAPETPEQGRAQGQVDQAVARGGAYEVLRRRLSEQGARLRQVVDGLNARRLAEFGDSRLEVAGRFRIRTENNCVGRDVVQVGADMLLFGYNVFIGLKTQTRIEDVFGLYRLVEGTEGYDVVPVAAADSFLGQAGFVHDFTELYAYYKHARLLQLIVEGGKLLAAFQIGERSTDVRVFRWAIDSDGTLSYLDARGERDIALPPPFDFEWTRATRELAVTGRHTHLNILDTLFVETTGGDLTIKVENNTETGQGIYSEPVEDATQSLDDAQFDFARVGTLVLLKVLPYRETAWRGMIYNTLTGHLVRNDAIVQACVQLPEDHGILFPGGYYLQGGEHKAFDASMDGMQFKRAIRSPNGEDVLYIFYEREGGRSALFVYNTIQRALQNPVFGHGYALLQDGRMVLFHAEGDQPTRIHPMQVWLTPFTSDEFAAARPASNSFMGRIGNAELVRGISNLLGLSRDIEGRDVSVQRYERLVGDARRLFDAHHWLDDAHCDGAATLLREITATGESVLDEYEKVQAIRQQSDQAMAEAVSAHKALLARLQPENWTAVQEFVDALNAIGAQRGHLLTIREYRYIDTDAIDAMAAALSEAHARVGAATGAFLAGEAALVPFNERLEAMDAGVQAATSARQLAEQLEAMQAMSADLDMLSELMAGLKVDDATQRTLVVEAISAIYARLNQARARAEQRRKSLGSAEAVAQFGAQFALFGQAITSALSLASDPERADEQLSRLMVQLEELESQFGEHEQFLGDILAKREELIEAFETHKQALLDDRQRKAQAVMDAASRILDGLGRRTERFTSADELNAFFAGDPLILKLRELAERLRGYRDSVKADDIESRLKATRDQAVRALRDRSELFEAGGNVVRLGPRHRFSVNTQPLDLTILSRGDALALHLTGTDFLEPIDDPALAPLQPYWQVALDSESPALYRGEYLAGSVLEAALGGHDGLDLATLAHQAAEPDALAKVVRDFAAPRYREGYERGIHDHDATAILRALLPLYQAAGVLVHAPLPRALAWLFWATHQRRADVMHWVSRQAGADAIARLFGSQAGVEALQAEMTEALAGFIETQGLPFDAAVSSAAAAYLAAELGQGEPTFAVSRYGRGLVEALHARLDQAGLREEVERALAQPDASLSARWSLAVQWLDGLCRDPQFAAQAGYVGEAAALLLVGASLRTRPVELAMMTTVEGLIGEHPRVVEGRLVLSVDDFLGRMRQHRAVFVPGFQRYQAVRQQIVSRERESLRLSEFRARPLSSFVRNKLINEVYLPLIGDNLAKQMGTVGEDKRSDLMGLLMMISPPGYGKTTLMEYVASRLGLVFMKINGPALGHQVRSLDPAQAPDATSRQELEKLNLALEMGNNTMLYVDDIQHTHPEFLQKFISLCDGTRRIEGVWKGRTRTYDMRGKKFCVVMAGNPYTESGEVFKIPDMLANRADIYNLGDVLGGMEDAFTLSYIENSLTSNAVLAPLATRDMADLYLLVDRARGKEVSTNALSHAYSGAEVNEIVATLQRLLQVRDVVYRVNQQYIASAAQDDRYRTEPPFRLQGSYRNMNKLAEKVSPVMNAAELQQLISDHYLGEAQLLTTGAEENLLKLAELRGVLDEAGAARWEQIKRDFLRNKAMGADDADVGGRVVAQLADIAGGLAGLRPGAAEKVVDTGNQAPWPAVLELLQQVAQARAQVPPSDALVQLPATLRAAIEPLLQVVQVTQQAQAQANVALANLAELAREQARAPAEPPARARRARSPEERRLDEALIRHFYGEAAPESADPNEDAPAS; encoded by the coding sequence ATGTCCGATCCGCACATCGCTCCCGAGACGCCCGAGCAGGGCCGCGCACAGGGCCAGGTTGATCAGGCCGTCGCCCGTGGCGGCGCCTACGAGGTCCTGCGCCGGCGCCTGAGCGAGCAAGGGGCGCGCCTGCGCCAGGTGGTCGATGGCCTCAATGCACGGCGCCTGGCCGAGTTCGGTGACAGCCGCCTGGAGGTCGCAGGCCGGTTCCGCATCCGCACCGAGAACAACTGCGTCGGCCGTGACGTGGTCCAGGTCGGCGCGGACATGCTGCTCTTTGGCTACAACGTGTTCATCGGGTTGAAGACTCAGACCCGGATCGAGGATGTGTTCGGCCTGTACCGGCTGGTCGAGGGAACCGAAGGCTACGATGTGGTGCCGGTGGCCGCAGCGGACAGCTTCCTGGGGCAGGCCGGCTTCGTCCACGACTTCACCGAGCTGTACGCCTACTACAAGCATGCCCGCCTGCTGCAGCTGATCGTGGAGGGCGGAAAGCTGCTGGCCGCCTTCCAGATCGGCGAGCGCAGTACCGATGTGCGTGTGTTCCGCTGGGCGATCGACAGCGACGGCACGCTGAGCTACCTGGACGCGCGCGGCGAGCGCGACATCGCGCTGCCGCCGCCGTTCGATTTCGAATGGACCCGGGCCACGCGCGAGCTGGCCGTCACCGGCCGCCACACGCATCTGAACATCCTCGACACGTTGTTCGTGGAAACCACCGGCGGAGACCTGACCATCAAGGTGGAGAACAACACCGAGACCGGGCAGGGCATCTACAGCGAACCGGTCGAGGACGCCACTCAGTCGCTTGACGATGCCCAGTTCGACTTTGCCCGGGTCGGCACGCTGGTCCTGCTCAAGGTGCTGCCCTATCGCGAGACCGCCTGGCGCGGAATGATCTACAACACCCTGACCGGGCACCTGGTGCGCAACGATGCCATCGTCCAGGCCTGCGTGCAGCTGCCCGAGGATCACGGCATCCTCTTCCCGGGCGGCTATTACCTGCAGGGCGGCGAGCACAAGGCCTTCGATGCCTCCATGGACGGGATGCAGTTCAAGCGGGCGATCCGCTCGCCCAACGGCGAGGACGTGCTCTACATCTTCTACGAACGCGAGGGCGGCCGGTCGGCGCTGTTCGTTTACAACACCATCCAGCGGGCGCTGCAGAACCCGGTGTTCGGGCACGGCTACGCGCTGCTGCAGGACGGGCGCATGGTGCTGTTCCACGCCGAGGGCGATCAACCCACGCGCATCCACCCGATGCAGGTGTGGCTGACGCCCTTCACCAGCGACGAGTTCGCCGCCGCGCGGCCGGCCAGCAACAGCTTCATGGGCCGGATCGGCAACGCCGAGCTGGTCCGGGGCATTTCCAATCTGCTGGGGCTGAGCCGCGATATCGAGGGTCGTGATGTCTCGGTGCAGCGTTACGAGCGCTTGGTGGGCGATGCGCGGCGTTTGTTCGATGCGCATCACTGGCTGGACGACGCGCATTGCGATGGTGCGGCCACGCTGCTGCGCGAGATCACCGCCACCGGCGAGTCGGTGCTGGACGAATACGAAAAGGTCCAGGCCATCCGCCAGCAGTCCGACCAGGCCATGGCCGAAGCGGTGTCCGCGCACAAGGCGCTGCTGGCCCGCCTGCAGCCGGAGAACTGGACGGCGGTGCAGGAATTCGTCGATGCGCTCAATGCCATCGGTGCTCAGCGTGGACACCTGCTGACCATTCGCGAATACCGCTACATCGACACCGACGCTATCGATGCCATGGCCGCTGCCTTGTCCGAGGCGCATGCGCGCGTGGGCGCGGCGACGGGTGCGTTTCTCGCCGGCGAGGCCGCGCTGGTGCCATTCAACGAACGCCTGGAGGCGATGGATGCCGGCGTACAGGCGGCGACCAGCGCGCGCCAGCTGGCCGAGCAGCTTGAAGCGATGCAGGCCATGTCGGCCGACCTGGACATGCTGTCCGAGCTGATGGCCGGCCTGAAGGTCGACGATGCCACCCAGCGCACGTTGGTGGTTGAGGCGATCTCGGCGATCTATGCGCGCCTCAACCAGGCCCGCGCGCGCGCCGAACAGCGGCGCAAGTCGCTGGGTTCGGCCGAAGCCGTGGCCCAGTTCGGCGCGCAGTTCGCATTGTTCGGCCAGGCCATCACCAGCGCGCTGTCGCTGGCCAGCGATCCCGAGCGCGCCGACGAGCAGCTCTCGCGACTGATGGTCCAGCTGGAGGAGCTGGAAAGTCAGTTCGGCGAACACGAGCAGTTCCTGGGCGACATCTTGGCCAAGCGCGAGGAACTGATCGAGGCGTTCGAGACCCACAAGCAGGCGCTGCTGGACGATCGCCAACGCAAGGCGCAAGCGGTGATGGACGCGGCCAGCCGCATCCTCGATGGCCTGGGCCGGCGCACCGAGCGCTTCACCAGCGCCGACGAGCTCAATGCCTTCTTCGCCGGCGATCCACTGATTCTCAAGCTGCGCGAACTGGCCGAGCGCCTGCGCGGCTATCGCGACAGCGTCAAGGCCGACGACATCGAGTCGCGGCTCAAGGCCACCCGCGACCAGGCCGTGCGTGCGCTGCGCGACCGCAGCGAGCTGTTCGAGGCCGGCGGCAACGTGGTCAGGCTGGGGCCGCGCCACCGCTTCAGCGTCAATACCCAGCCGCTGGACCTGACCATCCTGTCGCGTGGCGATGCGCTGGCCCTGCACCTGACCGGCACCGATTTCCTCGAGCCGATCGACGACCCAGCGCTGGCACCGCTGCAGCCCTACTGGCAGGTGGCGCTGGATTCCGAATCCCCGGCGCTGTATCGCGGCGAATACCTGGCCGGCAGCGTGCTTGAAGCTGCGCTCGGCGGCCACGATGGCCTGGACCTGGCCACGCTGGCGCACCAGGCGGCCGAACCGGACGCGCTGGCCAAGGTGGTGCGCGACTTCGCCGCGCCGCGCTATCGCGAAGGCTACGAGCGCGGCATCCACGACCATGACGCCACCGCCATCCTGCGCGCGCTGCTGCCGCTCTACCAGGCGGCCGGTGTGCTGGTGCATGCGCCGCTGCCGCGCGCGCTGGCCTGGCTGTTCTGGGCCACGCACCAGCGCCGGGCCGATGTCATGCACTGGGTCTCGCGACAAGCGGGCGCCGATGCCATCGCTCGCCTGTTCGGATCGCAAGCCGGTGTCGAAGCGCTGCAGGCCGAGATGACCGAGGCCCTGGCCGGATTTATCGAGACGCAGGGCTTGCCGTTCGATGCGGCCGTGTCGTCTGCCGCCGCCGCGTACCTGGCCGCAGAGCTAGGCCAGGGCGAGCCGACGTTCGCGGTGAGCCGCTATGGGCGCGGCCTGGTCGAGGCCCTGCACGCGCGTCTCGACCAGGCTGGGCTGCGCGAGGAGGTTGAACGCGCCTTGGCCCAGCCTGATGCCAGCCTGTCCGCGCGCTGGTCGCTGGCGGTGCAATGGCTGGACGGCCTGTGCCGCGATCCGCAGTTCGCCGCCCAGGCCGGCTACGTGGGCGAGGCAGCGGCGCTGCTGCTGGTTGGGGCCTCGCTGCGCACCCGGCCGGTCGAGCTGGCCATGATGACCACGGTCGAAGGCCTGATCGGCGAGCACCCGCGTGTGGTCGAGGGGCGGCTGGTGCTGTCGGTCGACGATTTCCTCGGTCGCATGCGCCAGCACCGCGCCGTGTTCGTACCCGGCTTCCAGCGTTACCAGGCCGTGCGCCAGCAGATCGTCTCGCGTGAACGCGAGAGCCTGCGCCTGTCCGAGTTCAGGGCCCGGCCGTTGTCCTCGTTCGTGCGCAACAAGCTCATCAACGAGGTCTACCTGCCGCTGATCGGCGACAACCTAGCCAAGCAGATGGGCACGGTGGGCGAGGACAAGCGCAGCGACCTGATGGGTCTGCTGATGATGATCTCGCCGCCGGGTTACGGCAAAACCACGCTGATGGAATACGTGGCCAGTCGCCTGGGCCTGGTCTTCATGAAGATCAACGGGCCGGCGCTGGGCCACCAGGTGCGCTCGCTGGATCCGGCGCAAGCGCCGGATGCCACCTCGCGCCAGGAGCTGGAAAAGCTCAACCTCGCGCTGGAGATGGGCAACAACACCATGCTGTATGTCGACGACATCCAGCACACCCATCCCGAGTTCCTGCAGAAGTTCATCTCACTGTGCGACGGCACCCGCCGCATCGAAGGGGTGTGGAAGGGCCGCACCCGCACCTACGACATGCGTGGCAAGAAGTTCTGCGTGGTCATGGCCGGCAATCCGTACACCGAGTCCGGCGAGGTCTTCAAGATCCCGGACATGCTGGCCAACCGCGCAGACATCTACAACCTGGGCGATGTGCTGGGCGGCATGGAAGATGCTTTCACCCTGAGCTACATCGAGAACAGCCTGACCTCCAACGCGGTGCTCGCGCCGCTGGCCACGCGCGACATGGCCGATCTGTATCTGCTGGTCGACCGGGCGCGCGGCAAGGAGGTCTCCACCAATGCGTTGAGTCACGCCTACAGCGGCGCTGAAGTGAACGAGATCGTCGCGACACTGCAGCGACTGCTGCAGGTGCGCGACGTGGTCTATCGCGTCAACCAGCAGTACATCGCCAGTGCCGCGCAGGACGATCGCTATCGCACCGAACCGCCGTTCCGCCTGCAGGGCAGCTACCGCAACATGAACAAGCTGGCCGAGAAAGTCTCGCCGGTCATGAATGCCGCCGAGCTGCAGCAGCTGATCTCCGACCACTATCTGGGCGAGGCGCAGCTGCTGACCACTGGCGCGGAAGAGAACCTGCTCAAGCTGGCCGAGCTGCGCGGGGTGCTGGACGAGGCCGGCGCCGCGCGCTGGGAACAGATCAAACGCGACTTCCTGCGCAACAAGGCGATGGGTGCGGACGATGCCGATGTCGGTGGTCGCGTGGTGGCCCAGCTGGCCGATATCGCCGGCGGATTGGCGGGTCTGCGACCTGGGGCTGCGGAAAAGGTGGTGGATACGGGCAACCAGGCGCCCTGGCCGGCGGTGCTCGAGCTGCTCCAGCAGGTGGCTCAGGCGCGCGCGCAGGTGCCACCGAGCGACGCGCTGGTCCAGCTGCCGGCCACGCTGAGAGCGGCAATCGAGCCGCTGCTGCAGGTGGTGCAGGTAACCCAGCAGGCCCAGGCCCAGGCGAACGTTGCGCTGGCGAACCTGGCCGAGCTCGCGCGTGAGCAGGCACGAGCGCCAGCCGAACCGCCGGCACGTGCTCGAAGGGCCCGGTCGCCGGAGGAGCGACGCCTGGACGAAGCCCTGATCCGGCACTTCTATGGCGAAGCCGCCCCTGAATCGGCCGATCCCAACGAGGACGCGCCGGCCTCGTGA
- a CDS encoding FimV/HubP family polar landmark protein, whose product MKLARFKPVARAALAVALLAISGAAMALGLGEIRVKSKPGEPLVAEIPVISSAPGELDQLRARLASPVIFERVGLQRPSGLVSQLDFAVALSDDGKPVIRVTSQDPVQTPAVSFLIEVDWGQGRLVREYSALVGAPGSVAAAGQPTIQAPTPAPSSRIQRPTPAPAPVQDAPAPESTTASNALPPPRPSAASAPAAAPVSGSVPETVTVRQGQALSQIARGLAQGGTLDQTMMALLQANPEAFIGGNINRVRSGAVLRVPQAEQIQALAAAQAAAMVRQQVSDWRQARQPIPQPANALAEPPAPASGTAPKVADARLEIAPPAADAAQRAGTTSGTDAGGEGDMLANEQLRQTREDLAARNAEVQELKAQVAELEKLKSQQAQLLAMKDSDLAAAQQRLGQGAQPGVPVWLWLGLALVIVGLAAWVLLRRRSGPRPVPVYKGPLVAPAPVTPPPREEVEASVAGEAADAPIAPDPTPAPRYTPNYVDPTPVASHDASPAPAVTPTWMSPTAKPTWHTPNAPQPTLAQIVPASASASASAPSSSSSSSPSPAEAPVTEAEVAPAVTPVQTPTPASTPAAAPSAGGRERLELAIAYLDLGDTEAARALLGQVAAGDDPQAAAEAAQLLNELG is encoded by the coding sequence TTGAAACTGGCTCGATTCAAACCCGTCGCGCGGGCGGCGTTGGCCGTTGCATTGCTGGCCATCAGTGGCGCCGCCATGGCCCTGGGCCTGGGCGAGATCCGGGTGAAGTCCAAGCCTGGCGAGCCGCTCGTGGCCGAGATTCCGGTGATCTCCAGCGCCCCGGGCGAACTGGACCAGCTGCGTGCGCGGCTGGCCTCGCCGGTGATCTTCGAGCGGGTGGGCCTGCAACGTCCGTCCGGGCTGGTCAGCCAACTGGACTTCGCCGTGGCGCTGTCCGACGACGGCAAGCCGGTCATCCGGGTGACCAGCCAGGACCCGGTGCAGACGCCGGCAGTCAGCTTCCTGATCGAGGTGGACTGGGGCCAGGGCCGCCTGGTCCGCGAGTATTCCGCGCTGGTCGGTGCGCCCGGTTCGGTGGCGGCCGCGGGGCAGCCAACGATCCAGGCGCCCACGCCGGCGCCTTCCAGCCGGATCCAGCGTCCGACGCCTGCACCGGCGCCCGTGCAGGATGCGCCGGCGCCTGAAAGCACGACCGCATCTAACGCGCTTCCGCCGCCTAGGCCGTCCGCTGCGTCTGCACCTGCCGCAGCGCCGGTGTCCGGCAGCGTTCCGGAGACGGTCACCGTGCGCCAAGGCCAGGCCCTGTCGCAGATCGCGCGCGGGCTGGCGCAGGGCGGCACCCTGGACCAGACGATGATGGCCTTGCTGCAGGCCAATCCCGAGGCCTTCATCGGCGGCAACATCAATCGCGTGCGCAGTGGCGCGGTGTTGCGGGTGCCGCAGGCCGAACAGATCCAGGCCCTGGCCGCGGCCCAGGCCGCGGCGATGGTCCGGCAGCAGGTGTCCGACTGGCGCCAGGCGCGCCAGCCGATCCCGCAGCCGGCGAACGCGCTGGCCGAGCCGCCGGCGCCGGCCTCGGGGACGGCGCCCAAGGTGGCCGATGCACGACTTGAAATCGCACCGCCGGCGGCCGACGCCGCGCAGCGTGCAGGAACCACATCCGGCACCGATGCCGGAGGCGAGGGCGACATGCTGGCGAACGAACAACTGCGGCAGACCCGCGAGGACCTGGCCGCGCGCAATGCCGAGGTCCAGGAGCTCAAGGCCCAGGTGGCCGAACTGGAAAAGCTCAAGAGCCAACAGGCGCAGCTGCTGGCGATGAAGGACAGCGACCTGGCCGCCGCCCAGCAGCGCCTGGGGCAGGGCGCGCAGCCTGGGGTGCCGGTCTGGCTGTGGCTGGGCCTGGCCCTGGTGATCGTCGGCCTGGCCGCCTGGGTGCTCCTGCGCCGCCGGAGCGGGCCGCGTCCGGTGCCGGTCTACAAGGGGCCGCTGGTGGCGCCAGCCCCGGTCACGCCGCCGCCGCGCGAGGAAGTCGAGGCGTCGGTAGCGGGCGAGGCGGCGGACGCCCCGATCGCACCTGACCCGACGCCGGCCCCGCGCTACACCCCGAACTATGTCGACCCGACTCCGGTCGCGTCCCACGACGCGTCGCCTGCGCCGGCCGTTACTCCGACCTGGATGAGTCCGACGGCCAAGCCGACCTGGCACACGCCCAATGCCCCGCAACCGACGCTGGCGCAGATTGTGCCGGCATCGGCATCGGCATCGGCATCGGCGCCATCGTCATCGTCATCGTCATCGCCATCGCCCGCCGAGGCGCCGGTTACGGAAGCCGAGGTGGCACCGGCCGTAACGCCCGTCCAGACGCCGACGCCCGCGTCCACGCCCGCCGCCGCGCCGTCCGCAGGCGGGCGCGAGCGTCTGGAACTGGCCATCGCCTACCTCGACCTGGGCGATACCGAAGCCGCGCGTGCCCTGCTGGGCCAGGTGGCCGCCGGGGACGATCCGCAGGCCGCTGCCGAAGCCGCCCAGCTCCTGAACGAGCTGGGCTGA
- the truA gene encoding tRNA pseudouridine(38-40) synthase TruA — translation MRYALGVEYDGGDFQGWQRLEKPGAPVHTPSVQSTLEAALSTVANAPIDTVCAGRTDAGVHGQCQVVHFETDVERTPRGWTLGATANLPPSICVRWCRPVAPDFHARFSARARRYRYVLLNRPVRPALGRQLLSWERLPLDAEAMHRAAQALLGENDFSAFRTVHCQARHPMRELQAIQVTRQGEQVIVEVQANAFLHHMVRNIVGSLLVVGRGEQPEGWIARLLAGRDRTVAGPTAPPQGLVFVGPLYEAHWGLPVEVTLAG, via the coding sequence ATGCGTTACGCGCTTGGCGTCGAGTACGACGGCGGCGACTTCCAGGGCTGGCAGCGGCTGGAGAAGCCTGGTGCGCCGGTGCATACACCCAGCGTGCAGTCCACGCTGGAAGCCGCCCTGTCGACCGTGGCCAACGCGCCGATCGACACGGTCTGCGCCGGACGCACCGATGCCGGCGTGCACGGCCAGTGCCAGGTCGTGCACTTCGAAACCGACGTCGAGCGCACCCCGCGCGGCTGGACCCTGGGCGCCACCGCCAACCTGCCACCCTCGATCTGCGTGCGCTGGTGCAGGCCGGTGGCCCCTGATTTCCACGCGCGCTTTTCCGCGCGCGCGCGGCGCTATCGCTACGTGCTGTTGAACCGCCCCGTGCGTCCGGCGCTCGGGCGCCAGTTGCTGTCCTGGGAGCGCCTGCCGCTGGATGCCGAGGCGATGCACCGGGCCGCACAGGCGCTGCTGGGCGAGAACGACTTCTCCGCGTTCCGCACCGTGCACTGCCAGGCCCGGCACCCGATGCGCGAACTGCAGGCCATCCAGGTCACCCGCCAGGGCGAACAGGTGATCGTCGAGGTACAGGCCAATGCGTTTCTGCATCACATGGTGCGCAACATCGTCGGCTCGCTGCTGGTCGTCGGGCGCGGCGAGCAGCCGGAAGGCTGGATCGCGCGCCTGCTCGCCGGCCGCGACCGCACCGTGGCCGGCCCGACTGCACCCCCGCAGGGACTGGTCTTTGTTGGCCCGCTGTACGAGGCGCACTGGGGCCTGCCGGTGGAAGTCACGCTCGCCGGCTGA
- a CDS encoding aspartate-semialdehyde dehydrogenase, with protein MSNATRTFTVAVVGATGAVGETMLSILAERDFPVGKLIALASARSAGGTVDFKGQKVDVLDLATFDPTGVDIALFSAGGGVSKEYAPKFAAAGAVVIDNSSTFRYDDDVPLVVSEVNPHAAKHRPRGIIANPNCSTMQLMPVLAPIHREYGITRVNVATYQSVSGAGRSGMEELGKQTAQLLAFQEIEPQKFQAQIAFNLIPHIDDFQPNGYTKEEMKLVWETQKILEDKSILVNPTAVRVPVFYGHSEAVNVETRKKLTPEAARALLAAAPGVEVVDEHKAGGYPTPVTHASGQDPVFVGRIREDFSHPSAINLWVVADNIRKGAALNAVQLAELVAAGG; from the coding sequence ATGAGCAACGCAACCCGCACCTTCACCGTCGCCGTCGTGGGCGCCACCGGCGCCGTCGGCGAGACCATGCTGTCCATCCTGGCCGAGCGCGACTTCCCGGTCGGCAAGCTGATCGCCCTGGCCTCGGCGCGTTCGGCCGGCGGCACGGTCGATTTCAAGGGCCAGAAGGTCGACGTGCTCGACCTGGCCACCTTCGACCCGACCGGCGTGGACATCGCACTCTTCTCCGCCGGTGGCGGGGTGTCCAAGGAATACGCGCCCAAGTTTGCCGCCGCCGGTGCGGTGGTCATCGACAACTCCTCGACCTTCCGCTACGACGACGACGTGCCGCTGGTGGTGTCCGAGGTCAATCCGCATGCGGCCAAGCACCGCCCGCGCGGCATCATCGCCAATCCCAACTGCTCGACCATGCAGCTGATGCCGGTGCTGGCCCCGATCCACCGCGAATACGGCATCACCCGCGTCAACGTGGCCACCTACCAGTCGGTGTCCGGCGCCGGGCGCTCGGGCATGGAAGAGCTGGGCAAGCAGACCGCGCAGCTGCTGGCCTTCCAGGAGATCGAGCCGCAGAAGTTCCAGGCCCAGATCGCCTTCAACCTGATCCCGCACATCGACGACTTCCAGCCCAACGGCTACACCAAGGAAGAGATGAAGCTGGTCTGGGAGACCCAGAAGATCCTGGAGGACAAGAGCATCCTGGTGAACCCGACCGCCGTGCGCGTGCCGGTGTTCTACGGGCACTCCGAGGCGGTCAACGTCGAGACCAGGAAGAAGCTCACTCCGGAGGCGGCGCGCGCCCTGCTGGCCGCCGCGCCGGGCGTGGAAGTGGTCGACGAGCACAAGGCGGGCGGCTATCCGACCCCGGTGACCCATGCCTCGGGCCAGGACCCGGTCTTCGTCGGCCGCATCCGCGAGGACTTCTCGCACCCCAGCGCGATCAACCTGTGGGTGGTGGCCGACAACATCCGCAAGGGCGCCGCGCTCAACGCGGTGCAGCTGGCCGAACTGGTCGCCGCAGGCGGCTGA